One Borreliella chilensis DNA window includes the following coding sequences:
- a CDS encoding N-acetylmannosamine-6-phosphate 2-epimerase, whose translation MNFVGGLIIIEKIKKGLIVSCQALEHEPLHSSFIMSKMALAAKIGGAIGIRANGVNDISQIKLEVDLPIIGIIKRTYNNCDVFITPTIKEVDELCNEGVDIIALDATFRNRPDGVVLDDFFKNIKKKYPNQCLMADIASLDEALNADKLGFDFIGTTLHGYTKSTDGLNIADNDFAFLKTLLNSNLKAALIVEGKIDTPLKAQKCFEMGVDLVVVGGAITRPVEITKRFVEKINHL comes from the coding sequence ATAAATTTTGTAGGAGGTTTAATTATTATTGAAAAGATTAAAAAAGGATTAATAGTATCTTGTCAAGCTCTTGAGCATGAACCTTTACATAGCAGTTTTATTATGTCTAAGATGGCTTTAGCAGCTAAAATAGGTGGAGCTATTGGAATAAGGGCTAATGGGGTTAATGATATTAGTCAGATTAAATTAGAAGTTGATTTGCCAATAATAGGTATTATTAAAAGGACTTATAATAACTGCGATGTGTTTATTACTCCTACTATTAAAGAGGTTGATGAGCTTTGCAATGAGGGGGTAGATATAATTGCCCTTGATGCTACTTTTAGGAATAGGCCTGATGGTGTAGTGCTTGATGATTTTTTTAAAAATATTAAAAAAAAATATCCAAATCAATGTTTGATGGCAGATATTGCTTCTTTAGATGAAGCTCTTAATGCTGATAAATTAGGGTTTGATTTTATTGGAACAACTTTGCATGGTTATACAAAAAGTACTGATGGTTTAAATATTGCAGACAACGATTTTGCTTTTTTAAAAACCTTGCTTAATTCTAATTTGAAAGCTGCTTTAATAGTGGAGGGAAAAATAGACACCCCTTTGAAGGCTCAAAAATGTTTTGAAATGGGGGTTGATTTAGTAGTTGTAGGGGGGGCTATCACCAGGCCTGTTGAGATTACTAAAAGATTTGTAGAAAAAATAAATCATTTGTAG
- a CDS encoding PTS glucose transporter subunit IIB → MVKFFEQAQKFGRSFMLPIAILPAAGLLLGIGGSLSNPETVKIYSFLNIFFLQSVFKIMSASGSIIFSNLAPIFSIGIAVGLAKSDKGTAGIAAFIGYLVMNATIGVLIDMSGGAESFSSGAVGLVLGIKTLEAGVFGGIIVGLLTYHLHSKFNKVNLPKVLGFFSGSRFVPIVVSFSSIFLAVIMFIFWPFLQNGINKVGGLVDSTGYIGTLIYGIFLRMLGPFGLHHIFYLPFWTTGLGGSVIIDGKLIEGTQNIFFAELAAQGSNRFFVGTSRFMSGRFITMMFGLPGAALALYYTARPEERIKIFGLLMSASLTSFLTGITEPIEFSFLFVAPILYVVHATFDGFAFMLAHILQITIGQTFSGGFIDFILFGILQGNSRTNWLLVPVVGIAWFLLYYFTFVFLINKFDFKTPGRSQDLSPEDSSSLKSNGLEENFATKVIIGLGGASNIVELDCCATRLRVTVRDTLKVSEKILKETGSKGLIIKGNGVQVVYGPGVSVLKNEIEELLDE, encoded by the coding sequence ATGGTAAAGTTTTTTGAACAAGCTCAAAAATTTGGGAGATCTTTCATGCTTCCCATTGCTATTTTGCCAGCAGCAGGGCTACTTTTAGGGATTGGGGGTTCTCTTTCTAATCCAGAAACTGTCAAGATTTATTCTTTCTTGAATATATTTTTCTTGCAATCAGTTTTCAAGATAATGAGTGCATCAGGTTCTATTATTTTTTCAAATTTAGCGCCAATATTTTCTATTGGGATTGCTGTTGGACTTGCCAAATCGGATAAAGGTACAGCTGGAATTGCTGCATTTATTGGTTATCTTGTGATGAATGCTACTATTGGGGTTTTAATTGATATGTCAGGTGGAGCAGAGTCTTTTTCTAGTGGTGCTGTAGGTCTTGTTCTTGGGATTAAGACTTTAGAAGCAGGAGTTTTTGGCGGGATTATAGTTGGTCTTTTAACATATCATCTTCATTCTAAGTTTAACAAGGTAAATTTGCCTAAGGTTCTTGGATTTTTTTCGGGATCCAGATTTGTGCCGATTGTTGTTTCTTTTTCTAGTATTTTTCTTGCTGTAATTATGTTCATTTTTTGGCCATTTTTGCAAAATGGAATTAATAAGGTAGGAGGCCTAGTAGATTCTACCGGTTATATTGGAACACTGATTTATGGGATTTTCTTAAGGATGCTTGGACCTTTTGGTCTTCATCATATATTTTATTTACCATTTTGGACAACAGGTCTTGGGGGGTCTGTTATTATTGATGGGAAGTTGATTGAAGGAACCCAGAATATCTTTTTTGCAGAACTTGCTGCTCAAGGTTCAAATAGATTTTTTGTTGGAACTAGTCGTTTTATGAGTGGACGATTTATTACTATGATGTTTGGGTTGCCTGGAGCTGCGCTTGCGCTATACTATACTGCAAGGCCTGAAGAGAGAATAAAAATTTTTGGTCTTTTAATGTCTGCATCTTTAACATCATTTTTAACAGGGATAACAGAGCCTATTGAATTTTCGTTTCTTTTTGTAGCTCCTATTCTTTATGTTGTTCATGCTACATTTGATGGATTTGCTTTTATGTTGGCACATATCCTTCAAATTACAATAGGTCAAACGTTTTCTGGAGGGTTTATTGATTTTATTCTTTTTGGCATTTTGCAGGGTAATTCAAGGACTAATTGGCTTTTGGTGCCAGTTGTAGGCATTGCTTGGTTTTTGCTTTATTACTTTACTTTTGTATTTTTAATAAATAAGTTTGATTTTAAAACTCCTGGTAGATCTCAAGATTTAAGCCCTGAAGATTCTTCAAGTTTGAAGAGTAATGGATTGGAAGAAAATTTTGCTACTAAGGTTATTATCGGGCTTGGTGGCGCTTCAAATATTGTTGAACTTGATTGTTGTGCAACCAGATTAAGGGTTACAGTAAGAGATACTCTTAAGGTTTCTGAAAAGATTTTAAAAGAAACTGGTTCTAAAGGATTGATTATTAAAGGAAATGGAGTTCAGGTAGTTTACGGACCAGGCGTTAGTGTTCTTAAAAATGAAATAGAAGAACTATTGGATGAATAA
- a CDS encoding carboxylesterase, protein MNIKNVIFIIIFLLLLILVSPRIKFKNEFSKKTIPKNIKEIDNYLLKEELYFNLEENTKKEIIWYKESQKTKYSVVYIHGFGASKNEIYPVPNNIAKALNANIFFTRLKGHGIDNKNAFKGITTQDWLRDIDEAIQIGKLIGDNLILIGTSNGGAASIWALANYSDQINSVALISPNIFPYDKRTNIVYYPWGRQIAHLVTGGYNKFKEKEDKRKEHITIKSFYSKEQHVDAIIAMMGLVTLLNSYDFNEIKTPLIITHTPNDHTVDPIKINEFIKNYGGQKKDIPIILIENSHAHVPIGNQSYKSAQNTSYFTKYTVDFIKKTNNKNSL, encoded by the coding sequence ATGAACATAAAAAATGTCATTTTTATAATTATATTCTTATTACTCTTAATACTAGTAAGTCCAAGAATAAAATTTAAAAATGAATTTTCAAAAAAAACAATTCCCAAAAATATCAAAGAAATTGACAATTACCTATTAAAAGAAGAATTATATTTTAATTTAGAAGAAAATACAAAAAAAGAAATAATATGGTACAAAGAATCACAAAAAACAAAATATTCCGTAGTGTATATTCATGGATTTGGAGCATCAAAAAATGAAATTTATCCGGTTCCAAATAATATTGCAAAAGCTCTTAATGCAAATATTTTTTTTACAAGATTGAAAGGACACGGAATCGACAATAAAAATGCATTTAAAGGAATAACCACTCAAGATTGGTTGAGAGACATTGATGAGGCTATTCAAATTGGCAAACTGATAGGTGACAACTTAATACTAATTGGCACCTCTAATGGGGGTGCTGCTAGCATTTGGGCTTTAGCAAACTATTCAGACCAAATAAACTCAGTGGCACTAATATCTCCTAATATATTTCCTTATGACAAAAGAACAAATATTGTTTACTATCCCTGGGGAAGACAAATTGCACATCTTGTAACAGGTGGTTACAATAAGTTCAAAGAAAAAGAGGACAAAAGAAAAGAACACATAACTATAAAAAGCTTCTATTCAAAAGAACAACATGTAGATGCAATTATTGCAATGATGGGCCTTGTAACATTATTAAATTCCTATGATTTTAATGAAATTAAAACGCCTTTAATAATAACCCACACACCAAATGATCATACAGTAGACCCAATAAAAATAAACGAATTCATAAAAAATTATGGAGGCCAAAAAAAAGACATCCCCATTATACTTATTGAAAATTCACACGCACACGTACCTATTGGAAACCAAAGCTATAAAAGTGCACAAAACACGTCGTACTTCACAAAGTACACAGTTGATTTCATAAAAAAGACAAACAATAAAAATAGCCTTTAA